The Pithys albifrons albifrons isolate INPA30051 chromosome 23, PitAlb_v1, whole genome shotgun sequence genome contains a region encoding:
- the ROBO4 gene encoding roundabout homolog 4 isoform X3, protein MAVRLHLDNGTALPTAAVRLRWRMLMPVPVPVGFMVLYRSLLPATTSWVQHDAGKELSTIIPALRRGYKYEFKVRPYAGGTQGSDSNSRHLWIPEEVPSAAPQHITVGQAEMGNSTVVVTWEPPPPETHNGIIRGYQVWSVGEGWQHPTNRTVDGGTRRLETLLPHPGVEFCVQVAAFNNAGLGVPSNTTCGILGLTVGSSRVVQALQQPAVIAAAGSMLWLALLALLLLLCQRRASQDAAVRRRLVAGDSPWLGGPWKPSCAPQNLSSSSSLSSRLLGSDGRDPHPSTFSLEPLSLGTPTPPNRSSLRGGHPPPFGASGCCSGGHPGVCTSPSTPNPAPWEHIRKRELHQVHSTPALTAGPSHAPVTGTGGERGTDFGPAPRWPQRRGHEGDTTAGIMDRGDGQLPVFSSPKPRRGSASLASGVTSSPETPPRVAHAWHPPVTRSPATVCPRDTSLVTRYPKDMCPAIGIPRDTSPVPQCPKDTSLITESPRDMSLATRHPRDMSLVTEHPKDMFLASRHPKDVSPVPRNPRDISPDTRHHKDSPSSTKHQMDTVMATRHSEDTSLVTRCPRDPLAVTNCQRDRSPSTRHPKDVSPASQHPRDISPSTRLPKETSPATRHCRDKFLATSRYLENMLPAMRHPKDTLLATRHPRDTSPVTRHHEEMSPVSEHHREKFLGTRYLEDVSPAMRHPKDTSQATGHIKDTSPVIRNPKEVSPVISHRRDMFLGTRYPTDMSPATSHTGDTSLETRHPRDRSPVTGRLSPAFSDGVLTRQQVAEDLEMDQDTTCIRPTAPTTPQSFSPLHTYGYIYGPPASELGEEEEEEEEEEEEEEEEEEQTATRGSPGGSLLNGWGSVSEDNFASARCSLVSSCDGSFLLDASFARALAVAIDGLCFSLEDTEGAYRGPSPPPSPLEQGYSPGVPATTWNWGTALGVPQRVGTEVTVGITQKGGQGSGSGSPWTRAGGELGTGAWRSPGCMTQQVQSPLGSAKIQFY, encoded by the exons ATGGCTGTACGGCTACACCTGGACAATGGCACTGCACTGCCCACTGCTGCTGTCCGGCTCCGCTGGCGG ATGCTGATGCCGGTGCCTGTGCCAGTGGGGTTCATGGTACTGTACCGCAGTCTGCTCCCAGCCACCACCTCTTGGGTCCAACATGATGCAGGCAAGGAGCTCAGCACCATCATCCCCGCACTCCGCAGGGGCTACAAGTACGAGTTCAAAGTCCGACCCTATGCTGGAGGGACCCAGGGCTCGGACAGCAACAGCAGGCACCTCTGGATACCTGAGGAAG TGCCAAGTGCAGCACCCCAGCACATCACCGTGGGGCAGGCTGAGATGGGGAACAGCACCGTGGTCGTGACCTGGGAACCACCTCCTCCTGAGACTCACAATGGCATCATCCGGGGCTACCAG GTCTGGTCTGTGGGCGAGGGCTGGCAGCACCCCACCAATAGGACAGTGGATGGAGGCACCCGCCGCCTGGAAACCCTCCTCCCACACCCCGGGGTCGAATTCTGTGTCCAGGTGGCAGCTTTCAACAAcgcagggctgggggtccccagcAATACCACCTGTGGTATCCTGG GGCTGAcagtggggagcagcagggtggttcaggcactgcagcagcctgcCGTCATCGCAGCCGCCGGCTCCATGCTCTGGCTGGCCTTACtcgccctcctcctcctcctctgccagcGCCGCGCCAGCCAGGATGCTGCAGTTCGCCGCAG GCTGGTGGCTGGTGACTCACCGTGGCTTGGTGGCCCCTGGaaacccagctgtgcccctcaaaacctcagcagcagcagcagcctcagcagtcGACTGTTGGGCAGTGACGGCAGGGACCCCCATCCCTCCA CCTTCTCCTTGGAGCCGCTGAGCCTTGGCACCCCCACGCCCCCCAACCGCAGCAGCCTCCGCGGGGGGCACCCGCCACCCTTCGGGGCCTCGGGGTGCTGCAGTGGGGGGCACCCCGGGGTGTGCACCTCGCCCagcaccccaaacccagcaccctgggagcACATTCGCAAGAGAG AGCTGCATCAAGTGCACAGCACCCCAGCGCTCACGGCTGGCCCCAGCCACGCCCCTGTCACTGGAACTGGAGGTGAGAGGGGGACAGATTTTGGGCCAGCACCCAGGTGGCCTCAGCGAAGGGGACATGAGGGTGACACCACTGCTGGCATAATGGACAGAGGGGATGGGCAGCTGCCAGTCTTCAGCTCCCCAAAACCACGTCGAGGCAGTGCTTCGCTGGCCTCTGGTGTCACCAGCTCACCAGAGACACCCCCAAGAGTAGCCCATGCCTGGCACCCACCAGTGACACG ATCCCCAGCCACTGTGTGCCCCAGGGACACATCTCTGGTCACCAGATATCCCAAGGACATGTGCCCAGCCATTGGGATCCCCAGGGACACGTCTCCAGTCCCCCAGTGCCCCAAGGACACATCCCTGATCACTGAGAGTCCCAGGGATATGTCACTGGCCACCAGACATCCTAGGGACATGTCCCTGGTCACTGAGCACCCCAAGGACATGTTCCTGGCTAGCAGGCACCCCAAGGATGTGTCCCCAGTCCCCAGGAATCCCAGGGACATATCACCAGACACCAGACACCACAAGGACTCACCATCATCCACCAAGCACCAGATGGACACAGTCATGGCCACCAGGCACTCTGAGGACACATCCCTGGTCACCAGGTGCCCCAGGGACCCATTAGCAGTGACCAACTGCCAGAGGGACAGGTCACCATCCACTAGGCACCCCAAGGACGTGTCCCCAGCCAGCCAGCACCCAAGGGACATATCCCCCAGCACTAGGCTCCCCAAGGAAACGTCCCCAGCTaccaggcactgcagggacaagTTCCTGGCCACTAG CAGGTACCTTGAGAACATGTTGCCAGCCATGAGGCATCCCAAGGACACATTACTAGCCACCAGGCACCCCAGAGACACATCCCCAGTCACCAGGCACCATGAGGAGATGTCACCAGTTTCTGAGCACCACAGGGAGAAGTTCTTGGGCACCAG GTACCTTGAGGACGTTTCACCAGCCATGAGGCATCCAAAGGACACATCCCAAGCCACTGGGCACATAAAGGACACATCCCCAGTCATCAGGAACCCCAAAGAGGTGTCCCCAGTAATCAGTCACCGGAGGGACATGTTCTTGGGCACCAGGTACCCCACAGACATGTCCCCAGCCACTAGTCACACCGGGGACACATCACTGGAGACCAGGCATCCAAGAGACAGGTCCCCAGTCACCGGGCGCCTCTCACCAGCATTCAGCGATGGGGTCCTCACACGACAGCAGGTGGCTGAGGACCTGGAGATGGACCAGGACACCACCTGCATCAG ACCCACAGCACCAACCACACCACAGTCCTTCTCACCACTGCACACCTATGGCTACATCTATGGTCCACCAGCTTCTGAGCTgggcgaggaggaggaggaggaggaggaggaggaggaagaagaagaggaggaggaagagcagacaGCAACAAGGGGCTCACCAGGGGGGTCACTGCTGAATGGCTGGGGGTCTGTCTCAGAGGACAACTTTGCCAGCGCCCGCTGCAGCTTGGTGAGCTCCTGTGATGGCTCCTTCCTTCTGGATGCCAGCTTTGCACGGGCACTGGCTGTGGCCATCGATGGCCTTTGCTTCAGCCTTGAGGACACTGAAGGGGCTTACAGGG GTCCCTCACCGCCACCATCACCCTTGGAGCAGGGCTACTCACCTGGGGTCCCAGCCACAACCTGGAACTGGGGAACAGCACTGGGAGTCCCACAGAGAGTTGGGACAGAGGTAACTGTGGGCATCACACAGAAAG gtGGCCAGGGCTCAGGGAGTGGCAGCCCCTGGACCAGGGCAGGTGGCGAGCTGGGGACAGGAGCATGGAGGTCCCCAGGGTGCATGACACAGCAAGTCCAGAGTCCCCTTGGCTCAGCTAAAATCCAGTTTTATTAA